A window of Clostridium botulinum BKT015925 contains these coding sequences:
- a CDS encoding replicative DNA helicase — protein sequence METPLRVLPHNIQAEQTVLGCMIKDKTSIAQAAEALRGNDFYRESHKIIFEAILELYSKDIPVDMVTLIEKLKSTEKLQIVGGITYIAELSDSVESTINVNSYVKIVEEKSILRKLIEASADITEECYLKQEDVPSVLDRAEKRVFDIAQKRTSSDFEPISNVLERGFEQIEKIFNNKGETTGVPSGFPELDAKTSGFQPGDMILIAARPSMGKTTFAINIAEYAAIREGKSVVVFSLEMSKEQLAYKILCSESNVDMLKLRTGELEDNDWERIAKASGPIAASKIFIDDTAGVSVMEMRSKCRRLKIEHGIDLIVIDYLQLMSGSSGSESRQQEVSEISRSIKALAKEMHCPVIALSQLSRAPEQRADHRPMLSDLRESGSIEQDADLVMFLYRDEYYNKETEDKNIAECIIAKQRNGPVGTVKLAWLGQYSKFGRLDVIHQE from the coding sequence ATGGAAACACCTCTTAGAGTTTTACCACATAACATACAAGCTGAACAGACAGTTCTCGGCTGCATGATTAAGGATAAAACATCTATTGCTCAAGCAGCAGAGGCATTAAGAGGAAATGATTTTTATAGAGAAAGTCACAAAATTATTTTTGAGGCTATATTAGAATTATACTCAAAAGATATTCCTGTAGATATGGTAACCCTAATAGAAAAATTAAAGTCTACAGAAAAATTACAAATAGTTGGAGGAATCACTTACATAGCAGAGTTAAGTGATTCCGTTGAATCCACTATAAATGTTAATTCCTATGTTAAAATTGTTGAGGAAAAGTCAATTTTAAGAAAGCTTATAGAAGCCTCAGCAGATATTACTGAGGAATGCTATCTAAAGCAAGAAGATGTACCAAGTGTACTTGATCGAGCTGAAAAAAGAGTATTTGATATAGCACAAAAAAGAACATCAAGTGATTTTGAACCTATAAGTAATGTTCTTGAAAGAGGCTTTGAGCAGATAGAAAAGATATTTAACAACAAAGGAGAAACTACTGGAGTTCCATCAGGTTTTCCAGAACTTGATGCAAAAACATCAGGATTTCAGCCTGGAGATATGATATTAATAGCTGCAAGACCATCCATGGGAAAAACTACATTTGCCATAAATATTGCAGAATATGCAGCCATTAGGGAAGGAAAAAGTGTAGTTGTATTTTCACTTGAAATGTCAAAAGAACAATTGGCTTATAAGATACTTTGTTCAGAATCAAATGTTGATATGCTAAAATTAAGAACAGGGGAACTTGAAGACAATGATTGGGAAAGAATTGCAAAAGCTTCTGGGCCAATAGCAGCATCAAAAATATTCATAGATGATACTGCAGGAGTATCTGTTATGGAAATGAGATCTAAATGTAGAAGATTAAAAATAGAACATGGAATAGATCTTATAGTAATAGATTACTTGCAGCTTATGAGTGGAAGTTCGGGTTCTGAGAGTAGACAGCAGGAAGTATCAGAAATATCAAGATCTATAAAAGCATTAGCTAAGGAAATGCATTGTCCAGTTATAGCATTATCACAGTTATCTCGTGCACCAGAACAAAGGGCTGATCATAGACCTATGTTATCAGACCTTAGAGAATCAGGTTCAATAGAGCAGGATGCTGACCTTGTTATGTTTTTATATAGAGATGAGTACTACAATAAAGAAACAGAAGATAAAAATATAGCAGAGTGTATAATTGCAAAACAAAGAAATGGTCCAGTTGGAACAGTTAAACTTGCTTGGCTAGGACAATATAGTAAATTTGGACGATTAGATGTTATACACCAAGAATAA
- a CDS encoding DegV family protein: MAIKIITDSGCDLPKDILKKYDIELLPLYVYLENQEFLDGETIAPKEVYDGMREGKVYTTAQVPPNKFYDAFKKCAENNDTCIYIGFSSGLTGTYQSSVIAKEDILDEYPNLDIHVIDTKAASIGLGLIVYKAAIMISEGRSKEEILKAIEFNSKHMEGIFTVDNLEYLFRGGRVSKTSAMLGGLLNIKPILDIENGKLIPIEKIRGRKKVIKRIFELMEERGEKLENQIIGISHGDDIKSAEDFKLILEEQFGCKNFLINTIGGVIGSHVGPGTLAVFFLNAID; encoded by the coding sequence ATGGCAATAAAGATAATAACAGATAGTGGATGTGATTTACCTAAAGATATTTTAAAAAAATATGATATAGAACTTCTACCCCTTTATGTATATTTAGAAAATCAAGAATTTTTAGATGGAGAAACTATAGCACCAAAGGAAGTTTATGATGGCATGAGAGAGGGAAAAGTATATACTACAGCACAAGTTCCTCCTAATAAATTTTATGATGCTTTTAAAAAGTGTGCGGAAAATAATGATACTTGTATTTATATAGGTTTTTCTTCTGGACTTACAGGTACATATCAATCTTCTGTAATTGCAAAGGAAGATATTTTGGATGAATATCCTAATTTAGATATACATGTTATAGATACCAAAGCAGCTTCAATTGGATTAGGGCTTATAGTATATAAAGCAGCTATAATGATAAGTGAAGGAAGAAGTAAAGAGGAAATATTAAAGGCTATAGAGTTTAACTCAAAGCATATGGAAGGTATTTTTACTGTTGATAATTTAGAATATTTATTTAGGGGCGGAAGAGTAAGTAAAACATCAGCTATGTTAGGCGGTTTATTAAATATTAAGCCAATACTTGATATAGAAAATGGAAAGCTAATACCTATAGAAAAGATAAGAGGAAGAAAGAAAGTTATAAAAAGAATTTTTGAGTTGATGGAAGAACGTGGAGAAAAACTTGAAAATCAAATTATAGGGATATCTCATGGAGATGATATAAAAAGTGCGGAAGACTTTAAATTAATATTAGAAGAACAATTTGGATGTAAAAATTTCTTAATCAATACTATTGGTGGTGTTATTGGGTCACATGTTGGACCAGGTACACTTGCGGTATTTTTTCTTAATGCCATAGACTAA
- a CDS encoding DegV family protein, which produces MDIKIVTDSGCDLSKELKENMNIEAVPLTLQLEDREYVDDESLDILKYIKDMAECKTAPKTACPSPQDYMESYKGNEKVFVVPLSSKLSGSYNSAVLAKNLFLEEINNKFIHVFDSVTASVGQTVIALKISELSKLNLGEIEIVEKINKYISEMKTFFLLESLDHLAKAGRLNPIIAKVANMLSIKPIMGSNDDGTIRMVEKTRGYKKAFKRFIDVIGEEGSNLEQKVLGIAHCNCLERALKFKEEVLKRYNFKDIVVVEMSGLSTTYADDGGLVIAF; this is translated from the coding sequence ATGGATATAAAAATTGTTACAGATAGTGGTTGCGATTTATCAAAAGAATTAAAAGAAAATATGAATATTGAAGCTGTTCCTTTAACTTTACAACTAGAGGATAGAGAATATGTAGATGATGAGAGTTTAGATATATTAAAATATATAAAAGATATGGCTGAGTGTAAAACTGCACCCAAGACAGCATGTCCTTCTCCCCAAGATTATATGGAAAGTTATAAAGGAAATGAAAAGGTATTTGTAGTTCCATTATCATCTAAATTAAGTGGAAGCTATAATAGTGCAGTGTTAGCCAAAAATCTATTTTTAGAAGAGATAAATAATAAATTTATACATGTATTTGATTCCGTAACAGCGTCAGTAGGTCAAACGGTAATAGCACTTAAAATAAGTGAACTTTCAAAATTGAATTTAGGAGAAATAGAGATAGTAGAGAAAATAAATAAGTATATAAGCGAAATGAAAACCTTTTTCTTATTAGAAAGTTTGGATCATTTGGCTAAGGCAGGAAGACTAAATCCAATTATAGCTAAGGTTGCAAATATGTTATCTATTAAACCTATCATGGGATCCAATGATGATGGAACTATAAGAATGGTTGAAAAAACTAGAGGGTATAAAAAAGCATTTAAAAGATTTATAGATGTAATAGGAGAAGAAGGAAGTAATTTAGAGCAAAAAGTATTAGGAATTGCTCATTGCAATTGTCTTGAGAGAGCACTCAAGTTTAAAGAAGAAGTGTTAAAAAGATATAATTTCAAGGATATAGTTGTTGTTGAGATGTCTGGATTAAGTACCACTTATGCAGACGATGGAGGTCTTGTAATAGCATTTTAA
- a CDS encoding Hsp20/alpha crystallin family protein → MFEMIPFKNNDDSLSSINKGFNVDIHETDTAYLVEADLPGMKKENLNLSYKNGYLTITAKSQDTIEARDLLCVRYERHCTEFKRIFFINNIDKNNISAQFKNGVLKLVLPKKE, encoded by the coding sequence ATGTTTGAAATGATTCCCTTTAAAAATAATGATGATTCTTTGTCTTCCATAAACAAAGGATTTAATGTAGATATTCATGAAACAGACACTGCTTATTTAGTTGAAGCTGATCTTCCAGGAATGAAAAAGGAAAATTTAAACCTTTCTTATAAAAATGGATATCTAACTATAACAGCTAAAAGTCAAGATACTATTGAGGCTAGAGACCTACTTTGTGTAAGATATGAAAGACATTGTACAGAGTTTAAAAGAATCTTTTTTATAAATAATATTGATAAAAATAATATAAGTGCTCAATTTAAAAATGGTGTTTTAAAATTAGTCCTTCCTAAAAAAGAATAA